TGGGTTAGAGTTAGATATAAAAATGGAAAAACTGAAAGGAGTATCACCGTTGATACGCTCTCTTTACGCCTTGAATGGCATCGTCGCCGTATTGCTTTATTTGCCGCAGATCAGGACTATTCTCAGGAACAAGGAAGAAGTGGGATCTTTTTCGCTGATAACCTTCGGCGGTTGGTCTGTCGGCTCGATCATCACCGCCCTTTATGCCTGGACCTTAATCGGGGATCCCATGTTTGCGGCAGTCAGTCTGGCGAACATGCTCGGCTCCGGCACCGTTTTCACCCTTGTTGCGGGCAGGCGCCTGAAAAACCGCCACCTGCCCGCGCTAACGACAAGGCACGAAACGGATGACGCTGATAGTCTCGCCGAGAACTTCGGCTAAAGAGCGAAGGACATACTCGATCTCTTCCTCGGTATTGTCGTTCCCCAGGGAGAAGCGGACCGAGCAGTGAGCCTGCTGGGGGGTAAGCCCCATGGCGGTCAGGACGTGGGATGGGTCCGGATTTCCCGATTTGCAGGCAGATCCGGAGGAAAAGGCGATTCCCTTCCTGTCCATGAGGAGGACCAGCGATTCCCCCCGTATTTCCGGCAGGGTCATACTGAGGGTGTTGGGGAGCCGCCCGTTTGGTGGCCCGTTGCTTTTTGCCATCGGCAGCAGCGCCCTTATTCCTCTTTCCAGCTTTTCACGAAGGGCAGCCAGCCGCTTGGGTCCCTCACCATTCAACCGGCAGAGAGCCAGCTCTACTGCCCGGCCAAAGCCGACAATTCCGGGCACATTCTCAGTGCCGGCACGCAGCCCCCATTCCTGTCCTCCCCCCTTGACCAGCGGGGCTAACCTCAGATCCTTCCGCACATAAAGCGCCCCGACCCCCTTTGGTCCATGGAGCTTGTGGGCGGATACCGAAAGCAGATCAATCCCCAATTCAGCCACATCGATGGCTATCTTGCCGAAAGCCTGCACCGCGTCGGTGTGAAAAAGGGCACCACAGCCATGGGCAATCTCGGCCAACTCCCTCACCGGCTGGATGGCGCCGGTCTCATTATTGGCGAGCATGATGGACACCAGCAGTGTATCCGGTCGGATGGCAACGGCCAGAGCTGACGGTTCGACAACTCCGGCCCGGTTTACCGGCAGGATCGTCAGCTCGTATCCGAGTGTCGCCAATGCCCGGCAGGGGACCAGCACTGCGGGATGCTCGATGCTGCTGGTGATGATGTGCCGGCGTTCCCCACCTGAAGCCGCTGCCAGACCTTGAATGGCGAGGTTATCCGCTTCTGACCCTCCACCGGTAAAGACGATGCGCCGGGCGGTGCAGTTGAGCCCCTGGGCAACGACTCTGCGGGCAGCTTCTATGGCTGTCCTGGCCGCATTGCCAAAACTGTGGATGCTTGAGGGATTGCCGCATTGCTCCCCCAGGAAGGGAAGCATTACCTCACGTACCTCAGGGGCAACATGGGTGGTGGCATTGTGGTCCAGGTAGACCGCCTGCCGGGATTCCCTTTGAACAGTGAGAGGCTCGTATGCCGGTATTTCTTCAGCCTTGTCTTCTGTTTCAATACCTTGATTCCTTTTAATAGATCGGCTGCCATCGGCCAGTTTCATTACCCGGCAGAGCAGGGTTTTATATATGGGGAAGCCGGAGATGGGGTCGAATCGGCCGATGTCCGTAAGTTCGTTGACGTTGCATTGCTGCCATTCTGCCGGTCCCAGCGGACCGCCTCCCCCCATGGCGGCGTCAATGGTGCCGCGCATCATGTGGTCGGAAAGCCTTGCCGTAAACAGAGCGCGGCCACGGGGCGTTTCCACCCAGACCTGTTCACCTTCCCCTATGCCCGATTCCATTGCTTCCCCTCTGTTCATCATCACCGGCGGACTGTCATGATGTTCGGCAAGTGACCGGACCCCATGGTGCTGGCTGCGGAAATCGAATCTGGTCCTGCCACCGGAGTTGAAAACCAGGGGATATTCCCGTGCCAGCTCCGGGGCGGCCAGCGGCCCTTCTGCAGGCTCGGTATAGACCGGCAGAGGATCATACCCATGCTCGGCCAGGATTGAGGAGGCAATCTCGAACTTGCCGCTGGGGGTGTTGAAGCCGGGGCGGCCGTCGGCCCGAAGCAGCCCCTTTTCCCACTTCCGGTACTGCATCATGGCTGTCGGCAATCGCACTTCTCCCCCGGCTTTCCTTACCTCATCCAAAGAAAAGCCGCTGCCGTCCAGGGCATGGCGCAGGAGTTCCTCTTCCGATCTTGGATAAAGGTGCCCGTAGCCCAGGCGCCCGGCCAGTTCTGCCAGGATGAGGAAATCATTGCGCGCCTCCCCCTGCGGCTCCACAAGGCGTTCACGGATCTTGAACATCGGGCCGAAACGCATGTATGAAGTGATCTCGTAGTAGGTGGCAGCGGGCAGGACGATGTCCGCATAGGCGGAGTCGGCAGTGTGGTAGCGGTTAATGCTGACCATGAAATCCAGGGCATCCAGGGTCTTGCGCCATATTTGCGGTTGCGGCCAGGCGGTGATGATCGACCCGCCGAGGACGGTCAGGGCGCGGATCGGGTATGGTTTGTCATGCAGGACCGCATCGGGAAGGGCAATGGCGTGGGATTCACCACGATATGCGCTATAGACCGGGAAGCGGTCCCGCCCCAGAGCCTTCTTCATATCTGGATTGGGGATGAGGCGTGAGCGATTCTGGGGAAAGATATTTTCCTTCATGCGGAAGACCAGTCCTCCCGGCACGTCCAGTTGACCGGCCAGAGCCCACAACGTAAAGACGCCGCGGATGGCCTGGACGCCGCTGTCGGAATATTCCAGCCCGGTGTACATGACCGGCACGGAACCCCGAGCTGCCACCACTTCCCGTGCCAGCTCACGCACCGTTTCTGCCGGTACCCCGGTTATGCTTTCCACCACCTCCGGCCGGTAGTGCTGGACCAGCTGCTTCAATTCCTCGAATCCCACCGTCCAGTTGGCGGCGAATTTTTCGTCATAAAGCTCTTCCTCAACCAGTACGGCAATCATCCCCAGGGCCAGCGCTCCATCGGTACCGGACCGGATGGGGACCCACCTGGCGCCGGTCTCACGGGCGGTCTCACCCAGGCGCGGGTCAATGGCGATGATCCGTGCGCCACGCTCCCGCGCCTTCAGGATCTGCAGGTGATTCAGCGGCGGCGAGTCGGTGGCGGGATTGGCCCCCCAGATGACGATCAGCTCTGCCTGCTCGATGTCCGCCTCCATTGTCACCAGCATCTCCCCCATGGTCACATGGGGAGCGATCATGGCAAAGGAGACGTAGCAGAGGGCGCCGACACCAAGGGTGTTGGGGGACCCGAAGGGGAAAAGGACGCTGGAGGCGGAGGACACAGCCACATCAGCCGGCTGGAAGACATCGCACAGTGCCATGTCGAAGCTGCCCCGGCCGGTATAAAAGGCTACCGCTTCCGGTCCCGAACTATTTTTTATTTCCTGAAAACGGGAGACGATAGTATTGAAGGCTTCATCCCAGGAAATCCGTTCAAATTGATAGGTTCCCTTGGGGCCAGTGCGGCGCAGGGGATGAAGAAGCCGGTCCGGATCGTGGACGATTTGGGGAGAATGCCGGCCGATATGGCAGATCATCCCCAGGGGGTGCCCATTATGGGGCTCTACCTTTAGTAACCGGCCTTCCCTGATGGTGGCCGTTATGAAACAGCCGGCAGGACAGATGCCGCACAGGCCATGGCGGATTTCGATCCTGTCCTCCGTCACTATGAAGTACCTCCGGAGACTGCCGGGGAGAAGCCGTTCCGGCGTAACAGGAGAAGGGCGAACCAGCTACGTTCGTCAGTAAAGATCTCCTCGGCGGTAAAGCCATAGCCCTCCAGGAAAGGGAGGAATGTCTCAAGACGGAATTTCCGGCTGATCTCAGTATTTATGGCTTCACCTTCGTCAATGATAACATGCTGCCCTAGTGGCGCGATGTGGATCGCCTGGCGTTGGCTGAAGCGGGCACAGATATCCACCTGCTCCTTTGCCTCGTTGTAAACCGCCACATGCTGGACGGCAGACGGGTCTATGGAACTTCCCAGTTCCCGGTTCATGCGGATGAAAAGATTCCGGGTGAATTCCTGGGTTACGCCGGCAGCATCGTTGTAGGCGGCTTCAATGGTCTGACGCTCCTTGACCAGGTCGATGCCCAGCAGGAAGAAGTCGTCCCGGCAAAGGGACAGGGCAAGGTCATGGAGAAACAGGGACATCTCTTCGCCGGCGAAGTTGCCGATGCTGCTGCCAAGGAAGAGCACAGTCACCGGCGATATCTCGCGCAAGAGGGGGAAGGCACCCCTGTAGTCGCTGTTTATGCCGAGGACTTGTGTTGCCGGATGGCTGGCGGTTATGTTGCGGGAAGCTTCTCGCAGGGCGGCCTCGCTCACGTCGATCGGGATATATCTCACCGACTGTGCCTGGGCAAGCCAGGCCCGCAGCAGATAGTCGGTCTTTGTCGAATTGCCCGAACCGAGCTCCGCAAGTGTTGTGGCGCCGCATATTTTCCTGATGAAGCGTGCTTTGGTTGCGAGAATTTCAGCTTCAGTGCGGGTCAGATAATATTCGGGTTGACGGGTGATAAGGTCGAACAGCTCGCTGCCGCGGGCATCATAGAGAAAACGGCATTGGAGCCTGCGGGGCATGGAGCTGAGGCCG
This region of Geotalea daltonii FRC-32 genomic DNA includes:
- a CDS encoding PQ-loop repeat-containing protein; amino-acid sequence: MIRSLYALNGIVAVLLYLPQIRTILRNKEEVGSFSLITFGGWSVGSIITALYAWTLIGDPMFAAVSLANMLGSGTVFTLVAGRRLKNRHLPALTTRHETDDADSLAENFG
- a CDS encoding IscS subfamily cysteine desulfurase, producing the protein MTEDRIEIRHGLCGICPAGCFITATIREGRLLKVEPHNGHPLGMICHIGRHSPQIVHDPDRLLHPLRRTGPKGTYQFERISWDEAFNTIVSRFQEIKNSSGPEAVAFYTGRGSFDMALCDVFQPADVAVSSASSVLFPFGSPNTLGVGALCYVSFAMIAPHVTMGEMLVTMEADIEQAELIVIWGANPATDSPPLNHLQILKARERGARIIAIDPRLGETARETGARWVPIRSGTDGALALGMIAVLVEEELYDEKFAANWTVGFEELKQLVQHYRPEVVESITGVPAETVRELAREVVAARGSVPVMYTGLEYSDSGVQAIRGVFTLWALAGQLDVPGGLVFRMKENIFPQNRSRLIPNPDMKKALGRDRFPVYSAYRGESHAIALPDAVLHDKPYPIRALTVLGGSIITAWPQPQIWRKTLDALDFMVSINRYHTADSAYADIVLPAATYYEITSYMRFGPMFKIRERLVEPQGEARNDFLILAELAGRLGYGHLYPRSEEELLRHALDGSGFSLDEVRKAGGEVRLPTAMMQYRKWEKGLLRADGRPGFNTPSGKFEIASSILAEHGYDPLPVYTEPAEGPLAAPELAREYPLVFNSGGRTRFDFRSQHHGVRSLAEHHDSPPVMMNRGEAMESGIGEGEQVWVETPRGRALFTARLSDHMMRGTIDAAMGGGGPLGPAEWQQCNVNELTDIGRFDPISGFPIYKTLLCRVMKLADGSRSIKRNQGIETEDKAEEIPAYEPLTVQRESRQAVYLDHNATTHVAPEVREVMLPFLGEQCGNPSSIHSFGNAARTAIEAARRVVAQGLNCTARRIVFTGGGSEADNLAIQGLAAASGGERRHIITSSIEHPAVLVPCRALATLGYELTILPVNRAGVVEPSALAVAIRPDTLLVSIMLANNETGAIQPVRELAEIAHGCGALFHTDAVQAFGKIAIDVAELGIDLLSVSAHKLHGPKGVGALYVRKDLRLAPLVKGGGQEWGLRAGTENVPGIVGFGRAVELALCRLNGEGPKRLAALREKLERGIRALLPMAKSNGPPNGRLPNTLSMTLPEIRGESLVLLMDRKGIAFSSGSACKSGNPDPSHVLTAMGLTPQQAHCSVRFSLGNDNTEEEIEYVLRSLAEVLGETISVIRFVPCR
- the egtD gene encoding L-histidine N(alpha)-methyltransferase, whose protein sequence is MQATFPSAPWPVRKSFRKALNRSGLIIRQHSTEADQLIDFASATAAGLSSMPRRLQCRFLYDARGSELFDLITRQPEYYLTRTEAEILATKARFIRKICGATTLAELGSGNSTKTDYLLRAWLAQAQSVRYIPIDVSEAALREASRNITASHPATQVLGINSDYRGAFPLLREISPVTVLFLGSSIGNFAGEEMSLFLHDLALSLCRDDFFLLGIDLVKERQTIEAAYNDAAGVTQEFTRNLFIRMNRELGSSIDPSAVQHVAVYNEAKEQVDICARFSQRQAIHIAPLGQHVIIDEGEAINTEISRKFRLETFLPFLEGYGFTAEEIFTDERSWFALLLLRRNGFSPAVSGGTS